In the genome of Hemitrygon akajei chromosome 21, sHemAka1.3, whole genome shotgun sequence, the window TGGTCcggtatggaacgagctgccagacgAAGTGAACATTGACAACGCTTTAAAGGGCATTTGAACAGGTACGTGAATGGGAAAAGGTTGTGGGTCAAACGCAGGTACACGGGGCTTGGAGGAGCATCTTGGTGCGGCACTGACCAGTTGAGTAGAAGGGCCTGGTTCGGTATTGTATTACTGTGTCACTCCAAACCCCCAGACCGTTATACGGAATGTACATCTTCGGGAAGCGGAATGTCTCcgagaggcagttctgtggaaGGGCATGCCGGGATGGAGTGAAGCTCCTTACAGGGAAGGTAAAGAGGGAGAGCGCGCTGGGACCTCGAGAGGCTGGAGTCGATTAGAAAGGAACAGGGAGGTAGTACAGAGGACTTGACGTAAGGAGTTGTCACTCTTATCCCAATAAGACTCACACTCAGGAACAAGCTCAATTTCTTTCTGTCAAGGAAAATTTCCAACTAGTTCCAAATAAACTTTTatgtttttgttttaatgtattgaATACAAAGATAACGCATTTCGAAGGGCGAGGCAAAGGCGGGCAGGACAGTGGTTGGCCGAGGTTTCAaaatctctcattctctctctctctctcacacacacacacacactcactcactcacatacacactttccctatcccctccatctctctctttctcacgcatacacttcctctctcccccctctctctcacacacacatactcactcactcacatacacactttccctatcccctccatctctctctctcacacacacacacactcactcacatacacactttccctatcccctccatctctctctctctctctctctctctctcacacacacacacacacacacacacacacacacacacacacacacacacacacacacacacacacacacacacacacacacacacacacacacacacaatggcccCACAGCTCGACAGTTACACCGAACACGACAGCCTCGTACACCTCAGGGAGTGGCCGGTCCCATTAATGCACTCCGTATACACACCAAACACTACTTCCATTTACACAGACTAATTTCCGAACATAACACGGGGGCCGGGAGCTGTTGGCATGGAGTGTGCTATCTGCAGTGGACGGTGTAGTGGGCGGACATTGCACTGGTAAACACCGAGAGATACACACATTAGCGTCACTACATCAATGCAGGAGGAGGGAGGGTGGCAGTGAGGACATACAGTACTTCCCACGGAACTGTACAAGGGTTGACAATCGAGTATAGACCAAGCACCTTATGTTTTTCTCTGACAAAGACTAGTTCACGACAGCTGATCTCACGTATTCTCCATTACCCCCGCATCCTTGAACCGGGAATTGGTCATAACTGCTTCTAATTCCCGAaccatgttgtgtgtgtgtgtgtgtgtgtttttcaaaTCAACAGTAGGATTCTGATATCGTAACAAAATCCACGGCCATTCGACCGTGCGGAGGTCCAGAGTTTTGTAGAGGAAACGGGggcttttaaaatattatttcggGTGGAATTGGTTGGACTCGGGTCGTCTGCTACCCTGCCTCGAGAGTCAGCGCATGGGTCGCCTATAATTCCCGTTGATCTCCTGACTAATGTCCACGGCTTCGGCGCCGAGCGGCAGACGGTCGCTGTACTCGGAGCAGATCTCAAATTCGTCCTGGTTGTCTTTGGCGTGAGACTCGGCCTCCAGGCTCGCCCCGCCTGCCTCGCTGGGCTCGTAGACCCGGGCCGAACCGTGCAGAGAGGAGGCGGCGGCTTCGAACGGGCTGGTCGCATCCTTCCCCACTTTCCCCGGCGCCTGCGCCTTCATGATCAACTTGTAGGTCTTGCCCTGGTACTTGTACATGAGGTGACAACAGGTCGCTCCCAGCAAGGGGACGGTGGCCAAGCCTAGGAGGAAACAACTGACCACGATCATAATCAGTAGCGACGGGATCTTCCTCCTGGTGGTGAAGACCACCTGAACTTGGCATTCCAGGCCCGTGTAGGTAAAGCAGAGGGTGTAGTTGGAACCCGGCCTCAGGTTCTGGAAGCGGTAGGAGTTGACCCCAGCCTCGATCATGGACCACTCGACCACCGAGGCGCCGTCCGCTCCTTGGCCCCTGCACAGGTACAGCATCTGCGGGCTCCTGACTCTCGGCGAGCTCTGAAAGGGGGTGAGTTGTACCCTGGCGTCGTTCTCACTCACTTCCAGGGCGATCACTCCGAAGTCGAAAGTGTGCTGCTTCATTTGGGAGCTCTGGTTGAAGGCGTGGTTGGAGATGTAAcggcttccctctctcctcacgcAACTCTGGGCGTCCGGAGCGCTTGGCAGGGGCGCCCAGGTCGGGAGGCCGCCCATGGTCGGGTCCGGACTCCCGACCATCCCTTGCAGGCTGGGCAAACCGGCGGCGTTGACCTTGACAGACGGCCTCTGGGTGGTGCTGGGGCTCAGAGCGGGTTCCTTGGTGTAAACGGGGCCACGCTTCGATGCGGGACTGAGGACCACTTCCAGGGAGGACTCGTTGCTCCCCATGAGGTTTGTGGCCAGACAGGTGTAGAGTCCTTCTTCATACTTGGTCAGGCGGGGGATAACGAGGGTACCATTCTTAAGGACCACCAGCCGCCCCTGGTCTTCCTTCCCAGTCGCcaactccctcccctcctctctcaccttcGCCTCGTTCAGCTCGACCTCTCTGTTGGCCGTCTGCACCTTCCACCTGATCTGGGGAAGGGGGTTGCCCGTGGAGTTGCAATGCACGGTGAGCGTCTGGCCCTCGAAGAAGCCTGCCTTGTCCTTGCTGCCCTGGTAGGTCAGGTAGACGGAGGGCGCCGAGCATTGCAGTGGGGGTAGGTCGACCACGGCCGTCCCATTCAGCTCGGGCGGCTCCGAGCACTTGATGTCCTGCTTCTCCGGGATGGAGATAAGCGCCTGGTGGATCCAGTCCTTAAGCCATTCCAGTCGGCAGTTACAGGAGAAGGGGTTGCTGTAGATCTGTAGGTGGGACAGTGAGGTGAGCGAATCGAAGGTGCCCTCCTCGAAGGTGCGGAAACGGTTACTGTTGATGCGGAGGGAGCGCAGGTCCCTCAGCGTGGAGAAAGCGTCCCTGGGCAGCCCGAACAGGAGGTTATTGTTCATCTTCAGGAGCTGCAGATCGGTGAGGTTGTACAAGTCCTGCCAGGGGAACCGCGCGATCTGGTTGTGGCTGATGTCCAGGTTTCTGAGCTGCGACAGCGGCGCCAGCGTTCCCGCTTCGATAGTGGAGATTTCATTATGAGCCAGCCAGAGGGACGTGACCTGAGGCACCCGGACGAAGGAATTCCGGAGCAGCGACCTGATCTTGTTTGCCGAGAGGCTGAGGGTGGTCACGTTGTGGGGCAGGCCGTCGGGAACGGAAGCGAAGTTCTTGTAGGCGCAGTCGGCGAACTGGTGGGAGTATTTGTCCTGGCAAATGCACAGCTCGGGACAGGCGTGGACAGTGCTCCAGAAGCCAGCCAGACACCAGGCTCCCAGCAACACCAATCTGTCTGCCATCGTCTCCTCCCTGGGAAaagaaaacacacaaacacacacagacggcGACAACGTGTTTTTTCAGTGCACATCTCGCCCCAACCCCAAAACCAAAACACGGGCACTGGGCATCTGGAATACAAACAGGTGTTGGGAGTACTcgtcaggtcaggcagcgttgAAGGAGAGATAAGAGGACACAATCAGGATTAAAAGTTATTGCGCTGGAATATTtgcactttccctctctctccatagacgctgactGCCCTGCTGAATACTTCTTCTTgtcggctattcggcccatctggGGCGTTCCCTCCATGGGCCCTCTCTGATTAGTCCCACGTCCATCCCGCCTATACACCCACACACTGATTTCCGCATTAATTTCCCTCATGCCTCCCGCCGCCCTCTCTAACAATTCCCCTTCGCCAAACTGGTTACCTTAAATCCGTGGACCCCGACCCGTGGGATACAGTCTCCTTATTTCACTCCATCAAAATTTAATTCGGACATTTCCTTCagcctgttgtgttttttttctgcaggAGGCTGTCCCACGTCTCTCCGAGGAACTGGAGCCAAGAAGCAGCCGGTTCCCGGGAAGCATCTCATCCAGCCCGACAATAATAGGTGATGACATCTAATTAAAACACACGCGACGTCCCGTGCTCAACACGGGTTctgcgcacgcacgcacacaccacacacacacatacacacacacacacacacacacacacacacacacacacacacacacacacacacacacacacacacacacacacacacacacacacacacacacacacacacacacacacacacacacacacacacacacacacacaccagacaccacaccacacacacaccacacacacacacacacacacaacacacacacacattacaccacacacacacacatgcacacagagaCACTTacagacacacgcagacacacacgcacacatacttacagacatacacacatgcacacgcacacagagacacagacacacacgcaaaCATACTTACagatacacaccacacacacacacacacacacacacacacacacacacacacacacacacacacacacacacacacacacacacacacacacacacacacacacacacacaccccgaccCCGCACAGGAATCCTCATACTCCAAAAGCTATTCACTCGCAACTATAGAAATTCTATAGAAACTCGCAGTATAGAAACTTGATTCTAACTTTATTAAATCAAACTAATCTATTTTCCCATTTATTGAAATGTAAGCTCTGAATTTAGATGTTCTAAACATCCTCAAAATTAGCATGCAATAAATTCAATCTTCTGACCCAACAGAATCGAGAAACAAATAATTTTTATATTCATTTCCCCAtcaggaaataaaaataaatgccaAGTGAGGAATTCGGTAATGTTAATCCGAGAATCAAAGTTCTTTGGCAATTACAGCCAGggttgtttatataaattttgtcTCTGCAACAGTATTCATATTTGGAACTATGAACTAGAATGCTTGCACTTTCAGTTCGGGAACTCTGATTTGCAACTCTGCGTGTTTTGAAGAGAATGCGATTTCAGACAATCTAGCATTTCGTGTAAGGAATGAGAGTTACCAAAAGGAGATTGGCAGACTGTTAAATTACAGCACGCTCTATTCCAAAATGAAACGGCTTCTGTGCCGCGTCAGATAATTGCAATCGAAGTAATGTTCGGCATCTAATTCTGAGGATCTTAAATATTTACAGTGCCGATTTTGAGGATTTACGATGCATTTCTGATTTATCAGACGCCGGCGTTAAACCGGATTCATTCCACAATCGAGACATTTCGTTGACAATTCTGATTTAGACGTGTGGATTATTTGCAGCATAAAATATTAATTAAAACATCGTTTTGAGATGCGTATATGCGTTTCAGATGTCTGCATCTCTGTGGGAGAGATTGCTGTAAGCAGAATGATATTCTAAATTGCAACACTGAATTCCAGCCGACTTTTCCCCTTAGTTCTATTTACATTAATAAGGGCTTGTGTTTTGTAAACTCTTGCATGTGTATTACAGTTGGTGACATTTTAGTTACTATTACCCATGAGTTAAACgggaattaatttaatttttatcttACCTCTTATATGATGAGATTGATAATCTGTAGTTGCTTTAGAAGTCCGAACACACCCGAACGCCGTCGGACTTTGGCCCCGTAATTTACACGTTTCTGGGTAAAAGTGACGAGACGTTGGCGGAAGGTTCCAGCTGCTCTAGACCGGAGAGTGTGAGCTCGCGTCTTGCAGGGGTCGTGTCGGGTCCAACCAGCATTTTCGCCGCTTTTTTTTTGGAGGGGGGAGGTTTTCAGATGGACGCACGCCCGTGCTTGAGCTGACAGATTTTGCCAGGGATCTCCGAGCGCGCTCCCGACAACCACGGGGACGCGCGGCTTCGCCCAGGTACCGCGCCTCCTCGTTAGAGTAAAAGCCTTCGGGAGTGATGGAGACAGACAGaaggagtgagtgagggtgaaagggtgtgtggggagaggtgAGCGAGAGTAAAGGGAAGGAAAGTGAGATAGCGGGGCTGCGTGTAGGAGAATCGGAGAGAATAAAACGGGGATAGGGagaaagtgtgagagagagtttgAAAAGGAGAGAGTGTCAAAGGTGTAAGATGgcgagaatgtgagagagagaggttgaaagGGTGACGGTGTGAAAGGGGGAGTGTGAAACGTGTGAGAGGAGAGTGTGCAAGGATGTAAGAGGGAGAGCGTGTGAAAGTGAGAGGAGAGAATGGAGAGAGTATGTGAAAGGGAGAGAGCGTGGAAGGGTGTGAcagcgagagagagtgagaggaagaGTGTGAaagggtgtgagagggagagagagtgagagggagggagcgtgaaagtgagagggagggagtgtaAATGGGCGTGacagggtgagtgtgtgaaaGGAAAAGAGTGTGAATGGCGAGAGATGTAGAAACTGTGAACGTGTGagaggagagtgtgagagagcagCGCGAAGGGAAGACAGAGTGTAAAAGCTTGTGAGAAGCAGTAACTGTGAGAGATGGACAAGCATCATCTCGCGGATGAACAGAAAACCCGATGTAATACCTTTATGCAGAGACAGGTTCTGATGGCCGACTTCTATAATCTACTCCCCGTGGGCGATCCACTCAATATTTAACACAGCATCATGATTTTAAAACCCCATTTGTTGCATGCCCGCAAAAGATAGTTGAAGTTTTCCCATTATCGGGACTCCCGAGAGCCGAGTCGGAGCTGGGAGAAGGTCGTGGGACAGAAATGGACAGAAGGCACCCCACATAACGCCGTCACCCACGGCAGTGCGACCGACCACGCCGGCATCTCGCAGCCGGTATGCGCATGGCAAATCCAGGATCATTAGATCGACAGGTAGAGGATAGAGATAATACCTATATACGCATTTATGCAGATAAATAGCTGAATCTTACATACGATCGGAAATAGTGTAAGTGCTTGGAGGAATATAAGAAAGATGGAGAGGACAGGTATTTTGATGGAGAGAGGGATAAGTAGACGGATAGAGAGACAGTGAAAGAGAGAGGGGTGCAAGTTTAGAAATAGAGAGACCGACACAGTTACGTAGGTGTATAAAGggtttatatgtatatatatatataattggcTCCAATATAATTTATAAAATGTCCGCCTTGTTTCGGAAAATGTCACCGTATTCTTACTTGAAAGGATAGGGGAGAAGTTTGGGGGCGAGTTGATTGTAGACATGTCCTCTTTCCCCGGTTCGACGCCGGAATTTCACCGTCGCTCGGGTTGAGCCGCCCGTCCCCGCCCGCCTACCCCTCCGGATTTCAAGCGGCGTCCCGCGATCGATGGGTGGCCGGAATTTGGCAACTTGTTCGAGGGAGGTGGGGCGGGGAAAAAGGGGACAAGTGTGAATAAAATTGGCCGGGTGCCAGCTTTCTTCTTGTTAAACTAAATCCGAGGCTCGGTCCATTGTTAGTACCCCCGGGCAACTGGACACACCCACTGGGAACCGACACGGTCTCGCTCCGTTTCTTCTGAACCATCTCAGTACCACACGCGTATTTCAGCGAATACTTCGGCGAACGGCTAAAGATGAATTAAATTAATACAACCCATCTGTACTTCAAAGACTGAAGCATTCGGAGTTACAATAAAATCTTATTGTGAGGAATTTTCGCCTCCATTTTGGCATAATCGATAAAGGCTTAGCAAAAAGGAAACTCGATGATAGCGGTATTAAAGGGGACATTTCTAAAGTTAAGACTAATTTATCTCTGGGATTAAGGGATGAGTTTTGAGCCTGTTTTTGTTTTCCTTGGGAAGATTAGGAAACTGAATTGAAATGTCTGAACCGGTTTGAAACCCACCTCCGAACGAAATTAAAGAGTTAATTCAAACCATTGCACGGCGTGCTTTAGATGTAATGGTGTTCATGAGTTAGTTGAGGGAACGTCTTGTCGTCTCACCAGCCAAGTGCATCCTAAGGCAAGATGCGTGCAACAGTTCCGAGCACTGTGACGCCCTGTTTCTCTCTTGTCGTTTTATCCAGTTAGAAGTACAAATGTGCCCTATCAGCCAAATATTGACACTGTTGTCAGCAGGTAAAATGAAGGCAAAGTAGAGAGGAAAAAGAAACTAGACTGAACCCGGGAGCTGGCTGCGTGTTTATGATGAAATGTGAGTATTTCCCTCCGAAAATATCAATTTATTCAATGATGAAACCTGCTTTCGAAGAGGAAAATATTTAATTCTCGACATTCCGATCCCAAATCTTTACTTATAATAAGACGTGGCTTTCAATTGAATCCACCGGCTGGGTTTGGAGCCCGTCCGAACTGGCCTCTGGGATCCGCGTATAAAATCGGTTACAAATCGGAGGTCTAATGGCGATCCGACCCGGTGAAACGCGGTCATGGGAGATAAAAAGGAGTCGGAACAGCAATTAGCTGCCTAAATACAtaaaattgatcagattaaatgtatCGTACCTAGTCACATTCTGCCTACCTATAGGTACAGTTTTGTACATATCCATCAACACGCATCAAAATCTAAACATGCACACAAATACACAGACATATAAATGCACCGCCATCTAGAATTTTATGCACATATATTTTGCATAgagatcacacacacacacacacacacacatgttgaGCTTATATAGATCAAACTTTAATATTTTAATGCAATAAGAATTTgctacagattccagcatccgcATTCTCTTCGGTGTTCACTTAATATTGTAAGCTTCGTGACATATATTCAAAACGGTTTATAAAATCCAATCGAAGCCAATTTTACTCCGGGGGATATCGAAATGCCTTCTATTTTAACCGAATGGGCgaagaaaatgaaatcaaacacAAATGTACAGGGCACTGGTATGTAATTGTCCTTTTTAATCGCGAAATCGTTTGAAATAAATGTTATTATCTAGTGtgtaaaataaaagaaaaatattattcaactgttttcctcctcctcctcgacCATTTTATCTGAAGATGTCTGGGTAAAAATTCTTTGTGTCCAATTGCTGTCCCCTCCTAACTAGTCTGAAATGAACCTGGTTCGGGACTGCACAAGATTACTGAACAAAATCTGTTGACGCGGAACCTCTAGTGGGAAAGTGCCCATATTGCCACTTTAGTATTTTCTAATCCTCAGCGACATACACtgtgtatgcttgtggtcttctgttgctgtaccGCATCCAcgtcaaggttcgacatgttgtgcgttcagcgATGCTCTTCGGCACACCACTGTTGGTTATTGTGGTTGTTTGAGTTCCTatcaccttcccgtcagctttaagcagtctggtcattctcctctgacctctctcattaacaagacatcttCGCCACAGACCTCTGGCGCTATCATTCtacggttaaagtcacttagatcacatcacttccccattttgatgtttggtctgaacaacaactgaacttcttgaccacgtctagatgcttttttttgcactgagttgctgtcaaatgattggctgattagataatgcACTAACGAACAAAATTACAGGCGTActtactaataaagtggccactgggtgtaaagTCAAATACAGTTCAGCTTTTCTAACTCAGTTAAAGGATTGCCAGGTCACCATTTCCACACTCTTCTTCCAAAATTAGTGCAAGATTAAGGTGTGAATACAGTGCGAaaggtttttttttgaaaaaaaaaacttgcagatgctggaaacctgaaataaaatcagaacgtattggaaatactcagcaggctgggcagcgttGGCGTACTGAAGGAAGTCTTCAGCCTGAAAGGAGAAGCctatttctctccccacagacgctACCCAATCTGCTGAGTGTCCCTGCATTTTCTTTTTGATATGTAAGTGATTTTACTGTTTAAAGTTGCTTACGTTTTCTCTCCCGACTTCTGATTTGCATTTTCAAAAGGGTTTGAATGAATTCTTCAGGCCAGGACACTCGGGGAATTgtactaatattattttgtgactgtcgtGCTATCACAACAATACCTATGCAGTGTCCCGCGTGTGAACACTTTTTCGTTTAGCTGTATGCACATGAATGAAAATCAAATTTACACTTGAACTTGAAACTGAATTCCTTATTTTTGTTCACCTCTGACTCTGATGCTCAGGAATTACCGAAGATCTGAAGCATTAAAATGCAAATGCATTTTTAACACAGATGCAGGAAACCTCCAATAAAAACAGAACgcccagcagatcaggcagcctctgtggggagagaaacggagttaacgtttcaggtcgGTGCCCCTGTGCCGTGACTTTTTTTTCACGTGAGAGGCCATTGTGATTTGTGTCTCAAAcacccactctctccatttctgaaatTTGCAATCGATTCCGTGTAACTACAATGCTCAAACAGAATTCGTTGAATCGGAGTCACGGATGTAGAGGGATATTCTGCCCATCCGGCCCCTGCTAGCTCTACGAAAACTGCTCCCCTGCTAATTCCTCTTCACCCGATCCCGTCCGGTTTTATTGTGAACCATAGAAAGTCCGTGCCAGACAAATTTATGAGATCTTGCGCCGATTTAGGGTAGTGAAGATGGCTGCGGAAATACAAAATACCGTGAATTATGTTTCTGCACGCTTTCAGATATGCGAAGGGTTTCTGCCCCCTAAATTATTCGCACACATCTAGTGGAGTGAGGAGTAAGGTCATTCCTATCGCAACTGCGCCGCATTCGTTTCAAATACAGCTGTTCTATCTTCCACTAAAAAGCTGTTTGTTGGCATGATTTGTTAAAAGTTTGTATTTTCAACGCTTTAACCCCAAGCGTCGGAAAAAGCAACGACAGATTCTCCCGCCGGCTGTTCATCCACAACTCATTTAACTTGCTTAGAGATGTTTATGTATCTTTTCATCTGTATCCTTGAACGTGGAAGTGGCTGGGGTGGGCGGTAACGGAAGACTTGCTGTTCTTCAGTCGTAGGCTAATAGACGtgtataaaatcacgaggggcatagacagggtgaacaTGCATAGCCTTTtctccagggttggggaatcaagaactagagggtttAACGTGGGAGGGGAGAGACTTAATAGGaaattgaggggcaacatttACCCACAGATGGATCAGTATAGACTACAGCAGAGAAACCGACCTAGTCGCTGCGGAACTGTACGTGGAACGAGCTCTCAGAGAAGTGGTTTAGGCAGGTGCAATAAGGACAttcaaaagacacttggacaagtACGGGGATAGGGGAGGGGTTAGAGGGAGCAGCTGAAGTCTGTTGTATCGCTTCATGAATAtgatggtaaatgggattagaatAGAAAGGTACAAACATTTGCTAGGTATCATagatatgatgggctgaatggcctgtttctgagctgtaagtAACCATAGCCACCTGATTTAACTGACAGCTATTCCCCCATAATTTTGCTGAGAAACCTATATGGGTCATATGGGAGAAGCCTGGATAAACATCTCGGTTGGTATGGATgagttgagctgaagggcctgggtCTGTATTGTATGGCTCTATCACTCCATTAGTTAACTTTAGAATTAGTATACATGATCATAGGTGGTGGGGTGTAGACACCTGtctaccgaaggaggtgtaaggtgctggcCCCCACCCCCGCCTGCAGGACACCTTTGGACgagatgtagcacctgctaagtgcacccacctcccccacccccatcagggtcacatgacaccatgggagcaggtggtggagctCCATTGGCTGAGGGGCATTGAATCATAGATTTCATGTGAACAGAACAAGTAGcctttcctttccctgccttccctttctcccatggtccactgttctctcctatcagattccctctgcttcagccctttgccttttttacctatcacctcccagcttcttaatacacccctcccccacccacctaccttccatctcacccggtctcacctatcacctgcagttTTTACTCCCTACCTTCTTATTATCGCTTCTTCctgcttcctttccaatcctgatgaagtatCTCAGCCCAGAATgcccgactgtttattcctctccatagatgctgcctgatctgctgagttcctccagcatttcgtgtgtgttgctctggatttctagcatctgcattcTTATGAATTGGCTGGTACTAACTACAGGTAATTCAATCTTGGCGCATATCAAAGAAATGAGTAGAagtaggggagatcttaaatgggttttttgcatctgtattttcttgggagatggacacagagtctataggtgtgaggcaaagcagcagtggggTCATGTACTGTATATAGATTACACAGGAGgaggttcaatcagtgtgcaaaggagaacagactgtgcaaatacacaaa includes:
- the islr2 gene encoding immunoglobulin superfamily containing leucine-rich repeat protein 2, with product MADRLVLLGAWCLAGFWSTVHACPELCICQDKYSHQFADCAYKNFASVPDGLPHNVTTLSLSANKIRSLLRNSFVRVPQVTSLWLAHNEISTIEAGTLAPLSQLRNLDISHNQIARFPWQDLYNLTDLQLLKMNNNLLFGLPRDAFSTLRDLRSLRINSNRFRTFEEGTFDSLTSLSHLQIYSNPFSCNCRLEWLKDWIHQALISIPEKQDIKCSEPPELNGTAVVDLPPLQCSAPSVYLTYQGSKDKAGFFEGQTLTVHCNSTGNPLPQIRWKVQTANREVELNEAKVREEGRELATGKEDQGRLVVLKNGTLVIPRLTKYEEGLYTCLATNLMGSNESSLEVVLSPASKRGPVYTKEPALSPSTTQRPSVKVNAAGLPSLQGMVGSPDPTMGGLPTWAPLPSAPDAQSCVRREGSRYISNHAFNQSSQMKQHTFDFGVIALEVSENDARVQLTPFQSSPRVRSPQMLYLCRGQGADGASVVEWSMIEAGVNSYRFQNLRPGSNYTLCFTYTGLECQVQVVFTTRRKIPSLLIMIVVSCFLLGLATVPLLGATCCHLMYKYQGKTYKLIMKAQAPGKVGKDATSPFEAAASSLHGSARVYEPSEAGGASLEAESHAKDNQDEFEICSEYSDRLPLGAEAVDISQEINGNYRRPMR